From Chryseobacterium sp. H1D6B, a single genomic window includes:
- a CDS encoding sce7725 family protein yields the protein MYFPFLIAKQEEILALDELPDNIYDLVTPVIIPKDNTISAMKKIKKIATKNIHFILVVNLEKTKFINQKGIEDLIINEALKGYDNYSLGFLVNDKTTKEQINYYLKSFPEKEKSLIFVKEFRDVKFLKGIDSLKYNIYFGEEIEDDYMRETSKGNSVLVLDGFKKEIRNSDYPKRSYFSNLHSTYTNDKHIGFGDHTIVGKSFSEGGSVPYAVTLHLTVPKNDDMYVRHFVSKDQSDQSDPGGKFLQSLDELVDYVDKNKVFTTSGISDYKEYHTKRHYPGLGKCKRMSIKNHIEQIHNKINLL from the coding sequence ATGTATTTTCCTTTTTTAATAGCTAAACAAGAAGAGATATTAGCTTTAGACGAGTTACCTGATAATATTTATGATCTTGTAACACCTGTTATTATTCCAAAAGATAACACTATTTCAGCAATGAAAAAGATAAAAAAAATTGCTACAAAAAACATCCATTTTATTCTGGTTGTAAATTTAGAAAAAACTAAGTTTATAAATCAGAAAGGCATTGAAGACTTAATTATCAACGAAGCACTTAAAGGTTATGATAATTATTCTTTGGGATTTCTAGTTAATGATAAGACTACTAAGGAGCAAATTAATTATTACCTAAAAAGTTTTCCAGAAAAAGAAAAATCATTAATATTTGTAAAAGAATTTCGTGATGTGAAATTTTTAAAAGGTATTGATTCACTAAAATATAATATATATTTTGGAGAAGAAATAGAGGATGATTATATGCGAGAAACTTCAAAGGGTAACTCTGTATTGGTATTAGATGGTTTCAAAAAGGAAATTAGAAATTCTGATTACCCAAAAAGAAGCTATTTTTCAAATCTTCACTCAACCTATACAAATGATAAGCATATTGGCTTTGGAGACCATACAATTGTAGGTAAAAGTTTCTCAGAAGGAGGAAGCGTTCCTTATGCTGTTACATTACACTTAACGGTTCCTAAGAATGATGATATGTACGTTAGACATTTCGTGTCTAAAGATCAGTCGGACCAAAGTGATCCAGGAGGCAAGTTTTTACAATCACTTGATGAATTGGTGGATTATGTTGATAAAAATAAAGTATTCACGACTAGTGGAATATCAGATTATAAAGAATATCATACAAAGAGACATTATCCAGGATTGGGTAAATGCAAAAGGATGTCAATAAAGAATCATATTGAACAAATTCATAACAAGATAAATTTACTTTAA
- the thrC gene encoding threonine synthase, with translation MNYYNLKDKKELVNFKEAAVKGQGKDKGLFFPETIPQFEENFIQNINQFSDEEISYQCMKDFIGDEIPEKTARKIAAETISFDIPLKKINDKIYILELFHGPTLAFKDIGARFMSRTLSYFLKNENRKVTVLAATSGDTGGAVANGFLNAPGINVVILYPKNRVSAVQEKQLTALGGNIAALEVDGSFDDCQNLVKLAFSDEELNSKVFLTSANSINAARWLPQQIYYLLALKQWQKLEKENPVICVPSGNFGNICAGLLAHFRGLPAAHFIAACNTNDFFPNYIKTQKAEPKETTSTLSNAMDVGNPSNFVRMLELFHHQFDDLQKKVSAYTINDEKTVKTITEVYEKYNYILDPHGAVAFASLEEYLKEKPDKKGFFLGTAHPVKFPETVEKAIHSTIEIPESLDELMSAEKKTTEINPDFEELKRFLLNQII, from the coding sequence ATGAATTATTATAATTTAAAAGACAAAAAAGAGCTGGTCAATTTTAAAGAAGCTGCTGTAAAAGGACAAGGGAAAGATAAAGGCTTGTTCTTCCCTGAAACTATTCCTCAGTTTGAAGAAAATTTTATTCAAAATATCAATCAGTTTTCAGATGAAGAAATTTCTTATCAATGTATGAAAGATTTTATTGGAGATGAGATTCCTGAAAAAACCGCAAGGAAAATCGCTGCAGAAACAATAAGTTTTGATATTCCATTGAAAAAAATCAATGATAAAATTTATATTCTTGAATTATTTCACGGCCCTACATTGGCATTTAAAGATATCGGTGCAAGATTTATGAGCCGTACCCTCTCCTATTTTTTAAAAAATGAAAATAGAAAAGTAACCGTTTTAGCGGCAACTTCCGGAGATACCGGAGGAGCTGTTGCTAATGGCTTTTTGAATGCTCCGGGAATCAATGTAGTCATCCTTTATCCTAAAAACAGAGTAAGCGCAGTTCAGGAAAAACAGCTGACAGCACTTGGCGGAAATATTGCAGCTTTGGAAGTGGACGGCAGTTTTGATGACTGTCAAAATTTAGTAAAACTGGCATTTTCAGATGAAGAATTAAATTCCAAAGTCTTTTTAACTTCAGCGAATTCTATTAATGCAGCAAGGTGGCTTCCCCAGCAGATCTATTATTTGCTGGCGTTAAAACAATGGCAAAAACTTGAAAAAGAAAATCCGGTAATCTGTGTTCCGAGTGGAAATTTCGGGAATATCTGTGCTGGGCTTCTAGCCCATTTCCGAGGACTTCCAGCTGCACATTTTATAGCTGCATGTAATACAAATGACTTCTTTCCAAATTATATTAAAACTCAAAAAGCCGAACCTAAAGAAACAACCTCCACCCTTTCCAACGCGATGGATGTAGGAAATCCCAGTAATTTTGTAAGAATGCTGGAACTTTTTCACCACCAATTTGATGATCTTCAAAAGAAGGTTTCTGCCTATACTATAAATGATGAAAAAACGGTGAAAACCATTACAGAAGTTTATGAAAAATACAATTATATACTGGATCCGCATGGAGCTGTAGCCTTTGCTTCTCTTGAAGAATATTTAAAAGAAAAACCAGATAAAAAAGGATTTTTTTTGGGAACCGCCCATCCTGTAAAGTTTCCAGAGACGGTAGAAAAAGCTATCCATTCTACAATCGAGATCCCGGAATCATTAGATGAATTAATGAGTGCAGAGAAAAAAACAACGGAAATTAATCCTGATTTTGAAGAATTAAAACGATTTTTGCTGAATCAAATTATTTAA
- a CDS encoding DUF3157 family protein: protein MKNNISILAITLCSILNAQEIVKTESGKKVKLNPNNTWEYVTDNTDTNDSKLTANDIKEFAGSISTDLLNLPIKMFKDGEENLVKVKVKFDAPIEKFNQTDFERINSMYEISMIWTKNKLKNPYSFSPKEISLSYSSTYDIWWCTVKYVAKNSYGGEVAGSSFFTYPMERVYKPYSDDELLELTSKKKKRK, encoded by the coding sequence ATGAAAAATAATATTTCTATTCTAGCGATAACACTTTGTTCAATTTTAAATGCACAAGAAATTGTAAAAACTGAATCTGGTAAAAAGGTCAAATTAAATCCTAATAACACTTGGGAATATGTAACGGATAACACTGATACCAATGACAGCAAACTTACAGCTAATGACATTAAAGAATTCGCAGGATCTATAAGTACTGATTTATTAAATCTTCCAATTAAAATGTTTAAAGATGGTGAGGAAAATTTGGTTAAAGTTAAAGTAAAATTTGACGCACCTATTGAAAAATTCAATCAGACTGATTTTGAAAGAATTAACTCAATGTATGAAATATCGATGATCTGGACTAAAAACAAATTAAAAAATCCGTACTCATTTTCCCCAAAAGAAATAAGTTTATCCTACTCATCTACTTATGATATTTGGTGGTGTACAGTTAAATATGTGGCAAAAAACTCTTATGGTGGAGAAGTTGCCGGCAGTAGCTTCTTTACATATCCTATGGAAAGAGTTTATAAGCCATATTCTGACGATGAACTATTAGAGCTAACTTCAAAAAAGAAGAAGAGAAAATAA
- a CDS encoding sce7726 family protein, whose product MMTQSKLKNIDYQSIAKLFSPVYIDHIANNDLQQIDWLVENCKNYYHEYEAFTLKEAYSYFYKLLLKHYKNEYVYKNLIYKNLILKNHKIDECVSIPEFSVGFSKADLAVFNGTSSVYEIKSDKDSTDRLSTQIADYKKFFEFVNVVVSEKHLNKVKTIVSEDVGIFIISANNKIINVREPISNIKNLDLKTLFYSLRKNEYMTIILKKYGFIPDVPNTLIFKECYNLFKLIDLDELHSFVVEILKTRSMKSAQIDLIGKLPESLKSISLSKRYNKRKCDNIIKVIETLY is encoded by the coding sequence ATGATGACTCAATCTAAATTAAAAAACATAGATTACCAATCTATTGCTAAGTTGTTTTCGCCCGTATATATAGATCACATAGCGAATAATGATTTACAACAAATAGATTGGTTAGTAGAGAATTGTAAAAATTATTATCATGAATACGAAGCATTCACACTAAAAGAAGCATATTCATATTTTTACAAACTACTCTTAAAGCATTATAAAAACGAATACGTCTATAAAAATTTGATTTATAAGAATTTAATCTTAAAAAATCATAAAATAGACGAATGCGTATCTATACCGGAATTTAGTGTTGGTTTCTCTAAAGCAGATTTGGCAGTTTTTAATGGTACATCAAGTGTTTATGAAATAAAGTCTGATAAAGACTCAACCGATAGGCTGTCAACACAAATAGCCGATTATAAGAAATTTTTCGAGTTTGTAAATGTTGTTGTATCTGAAAAACATTTAAATAAAGTAAAAACTATTGTTTCTGAAGATGTAGGTATTTTTATTATTTCTGCTAATAACAAAATAATAAATGTAAGAGAACCTATTTCTAATATTAAAAATTTGGATCTTAAAACGTTATTTTATTCATTGCGAAAAAATGAATACATGACTATAATACTAAAAAAGTATGGATTTATTCCAGATGTTCCAAATACACTAATTTTTAAAGAGTGCTATAATCTTTTTAAATTGATAGATTTAGATGAGCTACATTCTTTTGTTGTTGAGATTTTAAAAACAAGGTCTATGAAGTCTGCTCAAATAGATCTAATAGGAAAATTGCCTGAAAGCCTTAAAAGCATTTCATTAAGTAAAAGATATAATAAAAGAAAATGTGATAATATTATTAAAGTAATTGAAACATTATATTAA
- a CDS encoding RDD family protein, protein MRRILKIVESNKASLGIRFANLIIDRIVVYVLFFLFGTFAVAAYQLLNIDFFLNIADQLSQLSKIMDIIITSMVYFLYVFLMEYFTKGRTVGKYITGTKVISTEGTFPTLQEFFIRNISRFVPFDALSFFGGNGWHDSWSDTRVINVKNYNAEMAAKDDINSIGVKEIA, encoded by the coding sequence ATGAGAAGAATTTTAAAAATTGTAGAAAGCAATAAAGCTTCCTTAGGAATTAGATTTGCCAATCTGATAATAGATCGAATTGTAGTATATGTATTATTTTTTCTTTTCGGAACCTTTGCAGTAGCAGCTTACCAATTACTAAATATTGATTTTTTTCTAAATATTGCCGATCAGCTTTCTCAATTAAGCAAAATTATGGATATAATAATAACATCAATGGTTTACTTTCTATATGTTTTTCTGATGGAATATTTTACAAAAGGAAGAACAGTGGGAAAATATATCACCGGAACTAAAGTTATCAGCACTGAAGGAACATTTCCAACATTACAGGAATTTTTTATTAGAAATATTTCCAGATTTGTTCCTTTCGATGCACTTTCATTTTTTGGAGGAAATGGATGGCATGACAGCTGGAGTGACACCAGAGTAATTAATGTAAAAAATTATAATGCAGAAATGGCTGCAAAAGACGATATCAACAGTATCGGCGTAAAAGAAATTGCCTAA
- the folB gene encoding dihydroneopterin aldolase, producing the protein MNSKIFLEDVKIYAYHGVLPEENTIGTYYIVNVELHTDLWKASESDDLNDTISYADINDILHQEMKIKSKLLEHAAGRMISKIHNSFPQISYIKLKITKTSPPMTGEMTGASIELEKSFSSNN; encoded by the coding sequence ATGAACTCAAAAATCTTTTTAGAAGATGTAAAAATATATGCGTATCATGGTGTTCTTCCTGAAGAGAATACCATTGGTACTTATTACATTGTAAACGTAGAACTGCATACTGATTTATGGAAAGCATCCGAATCAGATGATTTGAATGACACCATAAGCTATGCTGATATTAACGATATCCTTCATCAGGAGATGAAAATTAAATCTAAACTTTTAGAACATGCGGCAGGAAGAATGATTTCTAAAATTCATAACAGCTTTCCTCAGATATCTTATATTAAATTAAAAATCACCAAAACAAGTCCTCCGATGACAGGAGAAATGACAGGAGCGAGTATAGAATTAGAAAAGAGCTTTTCTTCAAATAATTAA
- a CDS encoding DUF4403 family protein encodes MKFTKLLFLFLCITIFGQNTADNQLLAYNFPKIKSSITMPVTIPLSEISNMINSSVKELIFQDDSYTDNNNDQFKVKVWKTRPIRLVGGTNQNLLIEVPLKIWAEKGIGTLGVYTYQNTTFETVMYFNSSVSFKNNWTIVTNTQPMGFKWVTKPVLDYGKIQIPITSLVEKSLKEQQGKFCKTMDQQMASQLNFQQYAVMAWNIFSQPFNISEEYNTWLKVTPVNVNITPLKFYGNQIAANIGIDVYSETFTGSRPESSQPIKTAANFNFIPILPDKFSLQTTANIPFSEATNIARRMFLDKEFDIRSSKVKITDIKVYGVENRIMIEAETDGYVKGTALISGIPVYDETKRKIVLSDTKFKLKTSNILQKAATLLFQGKIVKMIQEEYGIPTQELEETSKKSIEETFNKEYYKGLKMNGKVFNLKPANILLTPSGITAVIDTNANLKLIVNGL; translated from the coding sequence TTGAAATTCACCAAATTATTATTTTTATTTCTGTGCATTACCATTTTTGGACAGAATACCGCTGACAACCAATTACTGGCTTACAATTTTCCAAAGATAAAATCCAGCATTACAATGCCGGTAACGATTCCTCTTTCGGAAATCAGCAACATGATTAATTCTTCTGTAAAAGAACTGATTTTTCAGGATGATTCTTATACAGATAATAACAACGACCAGTTTAAAGTAAAGGTATGGAAAACCAGACCTATCCGTTTAGTAGGCGGAACCAACCAGAATCTTTTAATTGAAGTCCCCTTAAAAATCTGGGCAGAAAAAGGAATCGGAACTTTAGGAGTCTATACTTATCAGAATACGACTTTTGAGACTGTTATGTATTTTAATTCTTCTGTGAGTTTTAAAAATAACTGGACCATTGTCACGAATACACAGCCGATGGGTTTTAAATGGGTTACAAAACCGGTATTGGATTATGGAAAAATACAAATCCCAATCACTTCACTAGTCGAAAAAAGCTTAAAAGAACAGCAGGGAAAATTTTGTAAAACCATGGACCAGCAGATGGCGTCCCAACTGAACTTCCAGCAGTATGCTGTCATGGCGTGGAATATTTTCTCACAGCCCTTTAATATTTCTGAAGAATATAATACCTGGCTGAAAGTGACACCGGTAAATGTAAATATCACTCCTTTGAAATTTTACGGCAATCAGATCGCTGCTAATATTGGAATTGATGTATATTCTGAAACCTTTACAGGAAGCAGGCCCGAGTCTTCACAACCAATAAAAACGGCAGCTAATTTTAATTTCATTCCTATCCTTCCCGATAAATTTTCACTTCAGACTACCGCGAATATTCCATTTTCTGAAGCAACAAATATCGCAAGGAGAATGTTTTTAGATAAAGAGTTTGACATTAGAAGTTCTAAAGTAAAGATCACCGACATCAAAGTATACGGTGTTGAAAACAGAATCATGATCGAAGCAGAAACTGATGGATACGTAAAAGGAACAGCTCTCATATCTGGAATTCCTGTTTATGATGAAACCAAAAGGAAAATTGTTTTATCTGACACTAAATTCAAACTTAAAACTTCCAATATTTTACAAAAAGCGGCAACTCTTCTATTTCAAGGAAAAATTGTAAAAATGATTCAAGAGGAATACGGAATCCCAACTCAGGAATTAGAAGAAACCTCTAAAAAAAGTATAGAAGAAACCTTCAATAAAGAATATTATAAGGGTTTAAAAATGAACGGAAAGGTTTTCAACCTAAAACCGGCTAATATTCTTTTAACTCCTTCGGGGATCACTGCTGTGATTGACACTAACGCTAATTTAAAACTAATAGTCAACGGACTTTAA